ACCACCTGGCGCCCGGTGTCGACGTCCAGGCTTCCGGTGGGCTCATCGGCGAGCAGAACGGCCGGCGCCTTGACCAGGCTGCGGGCCACGGCCACGCGCTGCTGCTCGCCTCCGCTCAGCTCGCTGGGAAAGTGTCCGGCGCGGTCATCGAGGCCCACCGACCGCAGCGCGTCATCGACGTGGGCGGTGCGCCCCACCAGCTCGGCCGCCAGCTCGATGTTCTCGCGCACCGTGAGGTGGGGAACCAGGTTGTGCGCCTGGAACACCACCGCCGTTGTGGAACGCCGATAGCGTGCGAGCGCCGCCCGATCGAGCGATGACACTTCTTCATCGCCCACCACCACGCGACCGTGCGTGGGCTGATCGAGTCCGCCCACGAGATTGAGCAGGGTGGTCTTGCCGGAGCCG
This region of Pseudomonadota bacterium genomic DNA includes:
- a CDS encoding ABC transporter ATP-binding protein → MIALHAAGRSYTVGGRTLWALRPTTLTIGVHELVVVLGPSGSGKTTLLNLVGGLDQPTHGRVVVGDEEVSSLDRAALARYRRSTTAVVFQAHNLVPHLTVRENIELAAELVGRTAHVDDALRSVGLDDRAGHFPSELSGGEQQRVAVARSLVKAPAVLLADEPTGSLDVDTGRQVVKLLAAAHARGCCVVIVTHNAAIARAATRVITMRGGEVTADAPNASPTDVDALDW